One part of the Mycobacterium marinum genome encodes these proteins:
- a CDS encoding zinc-dependent metalloprotease, whose product MADLPFGFSSGDDPRDDRSGRDKPGNNDPESGSDANPLGAFGIGGDFGMADLGQIFTRLGEMFGGVGSAMTSGQSSGPVNYQLARQVAASSIGFIAPIPDATNSAISDAVHLAETWLNGATSLPAGTAKAVGWSPTDWVDNTMDVWKRLCDPMAQQISSVWASSLPEEAKSMAGPLLSMMSQMGGMAFGSQLGQALGRLSREVLTSTDIGLPLGPKGVAAILPEAVESFASGLEQPRSEIMTFLAAREAAHHRLFSHVPWLSSQLLGAVEAYAAGMKIDMSGIEELARDFNPATLGDPAAMEQLLSQGVFEPQATPAQTQALERLETLLALIEGWVQTVVTDALGDRIPGTAALSETLRRRRASGGPAEQTFTTLVGLELRPRKLREAAALWDRLTQGAGIDARDAVWQHPDLLPSIEDLDDPAAFIDRTIGGDTSGIDEALSDLKAELDRDMRNREDPGSGPVDN is encoded by the coding sequence ATGGCTGACCTGCCTTTCGGCTTCTCCTCCGGAGACGACCCCCGCGACGATCGATCTGGGCGCGACAAGCCCGGTAACAACGATCCCGAGTCTGGGTCGGACGCCAACCCGCTGGGCGCCTTCGGCATCGGCGGGGATTTTGGCATGGCCGATCTGGGCCAGATCTTCACCCGCCTGGGCGAAATGTTCGGCGGCGTCGGCAGCGCCATGACCTCGGGCCAGAGCTCGGGCCCGGTCAACTACCAGCTGGCCCGGCAAGTCGCCGCCAGCTCGATCGGCTTCATCGCGCCCATCCCCGACGCGACCAACTCTGCTATCTCCGATGCGGTACACCTGGCTGAGACCTGGCTCAACGGGGCGACCTCGCTGCCCGCCGGTACCGCCAAGGCGGTGGGCTGGAGCCCCACCGACTGGGTCGACAACACCATGGACGTCTGGAAGCGGCTGTGCGATCCCATGGCCCAGCAGATCTCGTCGGTGTGGGCATCCTCGCTGCCGGAGGAAGCCAAGAGCATGGCCGGACCGCTGCTGTCGATGATGTCGCAGATGGGCGGCATGGCGTTCGGTTCGCAGCTGGGCCAGGCGTTGGGCCGGTTGTCCCGTGAGGTGCTGACCTCCACCGACATCGGTCTGCCGTTGGGCCCCAAGGGCGTGGCGGCGATCCTTCCCGAGGCCGTCGAATCGTTTGCCTCCGGCCTCGAACAGCCGCGCAGCGAGATCATGACCTTCCTGGCCGCCCGGGAGGCGGCGCATCATCGTCTGTTCAGCCATGTTCCCTGGCTGTCCAGCCAGTTGCTGGGCGCGGTCGAGGCCTACGCGGCGGGCATGAAGATCGACATGAGCGGCATCGAGGAGTTGGCCCGCGACTTCAACCCGGCCACGCTGGGCGATCCGGCGGCCATGGAGCAGTTGTTGAGCCAAGGGGTGTTCGAGCCGCAGGCAACCCCGGCGCAGACCCAGGCGCTCGAGCGTCTGGAAACACTGCTGGCCTTGATCGAAGGCTGGGTCCAGACCGTGGTGACCGATGCACTCGGTGACCGGATTCCGGGCACCGCCGCGCTCAGCGAGACACTTCGTCGCCGCCGGGCCAGTGGCGGGCCCGCCGAGCAGACCTTCACGACACTGGTCGGTTTGGAACTTCGGCCCCGCAAACTGCGCGAGGCCGCGGCCCTATGGGACCGGCTGACTCAGGGCGCCGGTATCGACGCGCGCGACGCGGTCTGGCAGCACCCCGACCTGCTGCCCTCCATCGAGGACCTCGATGACCCGGCGGCATTCATCGATCGGACCATCGGGGGCGACACCTCCGGTATCGACGAGGCACTTTCCGACCTGAAAGCCGAGCTCGACCGCGACATGCGCAACCGGGAGGACCCGGGCTCCGGTCCTGTGGATAACTGA
- a CDS encoding TOMM precursor leader peptide-binding protein has product MPALYSLDPAMPVLLRPDGAVQVGWDPQRAVLIRPPEGLTTTAVAELLRSMRSPIPITELQRHATGRGWVPGDVANLVSQLVGAGVATRRHRDRTGRTASIRIHGRGPLSDLLVQALRCSGARIGQSSQPHAAVTRSAVDLVVLSDNLVAEPRLVRDLQREGIAHLPVRVRDGTGLVGPLVIPGVTSCLRCADLHRSDRDPAWPAIAAQLRDTVGVADRATVLATAALALRQVNGVIAAVRDQENPSDPPSALNATLEFDLEAGSVVARYWARHPLCSC; this is encoded by the coding sequence ATGCCCGCCTTGTACTCGCTGGATCCGGCGATGCCGGTGCTGCTGCGTCCCGACGGTGCGGTGCAGGTGGGCTGGGATCCGCAACGGGCCGTGCTGATCCGCCCGCCAGAGGGGCTGACGACGACGGCGGTCGCCGAACTGCTGCGGTCCATGCGATCACCGATACCGATCACCGAACTGCAACGCCACGCCACCGGCCGCGGATGGGTGCCCGGTGACGTGGCCAACCTGGTCAGCCAACTGGTCGGCGCCGGCGTCGCGACCCGCCGGCACCGGGATCGGACCGGCCGAACGGCGTCAATCCGGATCCACGGCCGCGGGCCGTTGTCCGACCTGCTGGTGCAGGCGCTGCGTTGCTCGGGGGCACGAATCGGCCAAAGCAGTCAGCCACACGCGGCGGTCACCCGCAGCGCCGTGGATCTGGTGGTGTTGTCCGACAACCTGGTGGCCGAGCCGCGCCTGGTACGCGACCTGCAAAGGGAGGGCATCGCGCACCTGCCGGTTCGGGTTCGCGACGGCACCGGGCTGGTCGGACCGTTGGTGATTCCCGGTGTGACCAGCTGCCTGCGGTGCGCCGACTTACATCGCAGCGACCGCGACCCGGCCTGGCCGGCCATCGCAGCGCAGCTTCGTGACACCGTGGGGGTGGCCGATCGGGCCACCGTGCTGGCAACAGCGGCGCTGGCGCTGCGCCAAGTCAACGGTGTGATCGCCGCGGTCCGAGATCAGGAAAACCCGTCCGATCCGCCGTCGGCGCTCAATGCCACGCTGGAATTCGACCTCGAGGCGGGCTCCGTCGTGGCGCGGTATTGGGCCAGGCACCCGTTGTGCTCGTGCTGA
- a CDS encoding FKBP-type peptidyl-prolyl cis-trans isomerase, which yields MTAKKPEIDFPGGEPPTDLVITDVVEGDGAEATSGKTVVVHYVGVAHSTGEEFDASYNRGDPLMFKLGVGQVIQGWDQGVQGMKVGGRRQLHIPAHLAYGDRGAGGVIKPGESLIFVVDLLDVR from the coding sequence ATGACTGCAAAGAAGCCTGAGATCGACTTTCCCGGCGGGGAGCCGCCCACCGACCTGGTCATCACCGACGTCGTGGAGGGTGACGGTGCGGAGGCCACCTCCGGCAAGACGGTGGTCGTGCACTACGTCGGGGTGGCCCACTCCACCGGCGAGGAGTTCGACGCTTCCTACAACCGCGGTGACCCGTTGATGTTCAAACTCGGCGTCGGCCAGGTCATCCAGGGTTGGGACCAAGGCGTGCAGGGCATGAAGGTCGGCGGCCGCCGACAGCTGCATATCCCCGCCCACCTCGCTTACGGCGACCGTGGCGCCGGAGGCGTCATCAAGCCCGGCGAGTCGCTGATCTTCGTGGTGGACCTGCTCGATGTCAGATAG
- a CDS encoding nuclear transport factor 2 family protein: MDISTAIPSPELEALSRRYAAAVDHRDSAALIEVFTPDATMRIHRPGREPALLTGHSELAGIITIVARFPRTVHLVAQSLYVIEGQTASGEVYCTANHFSEKQGAWRNHVMYIRYLDRYLLGGDGAWRISHRTVAIDATEDRPVSITEGGA, from the coding sequence ATGGATATCTCGACGGCAATTCCCAGTCCCGAGCTCGAAGCGCTGTCCCGCCGATACGCGGCAGCGGTCGATCACCGAGACAGTGCTGCCCTCATCGAGGTGTTCACCCCCGATGCGACGATGCGAATCCACCGCCCCGGACGTGAACCCGCACTGCTCACCGGTCACAGCGAGCTAGCGGGGATCATCACCATCGTGGCACGCTTCCCGCGCACCGTACACCTGGTGGCGCAAAGCCTCTACGTCATCGAAGGGCAGACGGCCAGCGGCGAAGTCTATTGCACCGCGAACCATTTCAGTGAGAAGCAGGGTGCCTGGCGTAACCACGTGATGTACATCCGCTACCTGGACCGGTATCTGCTCGGCGGCGACGGGGCGTGGCGGATCTCGCACCGCACCGTCGCCATCGATGCCACCGAGGACCGTCCCGTGTCGATCACCGAAGGCGGGGCATGA
- a CDS encoding TIGR03617 family F420-dependent LLM class oxidoreductase — MHIDVMTIPQPLAQIGDLARRTQAAGFSGLLFTETGRTAYLNAAIASQAAPGLELSTGVAVAFPRSPFVTAATAWELQEATGGKFRLGLGTQVRTHVVRRYGMAFERPGPRLRDYVLAVKACFSAFRTGTLDHHGDFYDLDFITPQWSAGPIDAPDPKVDIAAVNPWMLRMAGEVADGVHIHPLGELGYLTRHVVPNVAKGAAKAGRSPADIAVIVPVMTIVGDSDEERAIERESVRASMAFYGSTPNYAFIWDEAGFEGTTARIREKQKAGDFPAMMAQISDEHIDAFATDSSWDGLADALIDKYGGIATRLVMYNALGDPGRFERYGEVARRMHG; from the coding sequence GTGCACATCGATGTGATGACGATCCCGCAACCATTGGCTCAGATCGGCGATCTGGCCCGTCGCACCCAGGCCGCGGGGTTCTCCGGTCTGCTGTTCACCGAAACCGGCCGCACGGCCTATCTCAACGCCGCTATCGCCTCACAGGCCGCGCCCGGCCTGGAGCTGTCCACCGGTGTGGCGGTGGCCTTTCCCCGCAGTCCGTTCGTCACCGCGGCCACGGCCTGGGAGCTGCAGGAGGCGACGGGCGGAAAGTTCCGGCTCGGTCTGGGCACCCAGGTACGCACCCACGTGGTGCGGCGCTACGGCATGGCCTTCGAACGCCCCGGCCCGCGCCTGCGCGACTACGTGCTCGCCGTCAAGGCGTGTTTCTCCGCCTTCCGCACGGGGACGCTGGACCACCATGGCGACTTCTACGATCTCGACTTCATCACCCCCCAATGGAGCGCGGGCCCCATCGATGCCCCCGACCCCAAAGTCGATATCGCAGCGGTGAATCCATGGATGCTGCGGATGGCGGGCGAGGTGGCCGACGGGGTACACATCCACCCGCTCGGCGAGCTTGGCTACCTCACCCGCCATGTCGTGCCCAACGTCGCCAAGGGCGCCGCGAAAGCCGGGCGCTCACCGGCGGACATCGCCGTCATCGTGCCGGTGATGACCATCGTCGGCGACAGTGACGAGGAGCGTGCGATCGAACGCGAGTCGGTGCGCGCCAGCATGGCCTTCTACGGAAGCACGCCCAATTACGCGTTCATCTGGGACGAGGCCGGGTTCGAGGGGACCACCGCGCGGATTCGGGAAAAGCAGAAAGCCGGGGATTTCCCCGCCATGATGGCCCAGATCTCCGATGAGCACATCGATGCCTTTGCCACCGACTCCAGCTGGGATGGGCTGGCCGATGCGCTGATCGACAAATACGGGGGCATCGCCACCCGCCTGGTGATGTACAACGCCCTGGGCGACCCTGGGCGATTCGAGCGCTACGGCGAAGTGGCCCGCCGCATGCATGGGTAA
- a CDS encoding UPF0182 family protein, with translation MGMRPTARMPKLTRRSRVLILIALGVIALLLAGPRLIDTYVDWLWFGELGYRSVFTTVLVTRFLVFLVAGVLVGGIVFAGLALAYRTRPVFVPNTDNDPVARYRTVVLARLRLFGIGIPAAIGLLAGIVAQSYWVRIQLFLHGGDFGITDPQFGKDLGFYAFELPFYRLLLSYLFVAIFLAFVANVVSHYLFGGIRLTGRSGALSRSARIQLVSLVGVLVLLKAVAYWLDRYELLSHTRGGKPFTGAGYTDINAVLPAKLILMAIAVICAAAVFSAIVLRDLRIPAIGLVLLLLSSLIVGAAWPMIVEQISVKPNAAQKESEYISRSITATRQAYGLTSNVVTYRNYTGDGEATAQQVAADRATTSNIRLLDPTIVSPAFTQFQQGKNFYYFPDQLSIDRYFDRNNNLRDYVVAARELNPDRLIDNQRDWINRHTVYTHGNGFIASPANTVRGIANDPNQNGGYPEFLVNVVGANGTVVSDGPAPLDQPRIYYGPVISNTPADYAIVGKTGADREYDYETSADTKNYTYTGSGGVSVGSWISRTVFAAKFAERNFLFSNVIGSNSKILFNRDPAQRVEAVAPWLTTDSAVYPAIVNKRMVWILDGYTTLDNYPYSQLTSLSSATADSNEVAFNRLLPDKQVSYIRNSVKATVDAYDGTVTLYQQDEQDPVLKAWMQVFPGTVKPKGDISPELAAHLRYPEDLFKVQRMLLAKYHVNDPVTFFSTSDFWDVPLDPNPTASSYQPPYYIVAKNIAKNDNSASYQLISAMNRFKRDYLAAYISASSDPATYGKITVLTIPGQVNGPKLANNAITTDPAVSQDLGVIGRDNQNRIRWGNLLTLPVGQGGLLYVEPVYASPGASDAASSYPRLIRVAMMYNDKIGYGPTVRDALNGLFGPGAGDAATGIQPTEGGAPANLPPNNAPSPEASPGTPPSPPTAVPPAPEASVTLSPAKAAAMKEIQSAIGAARDAQKKGDFAAYGAALQRLDDAITKFNNTQ, from the coding sequence GTGGGGATGCGGCCCACCGCAAGGATGCCGAAGCTGACTCGGCGCAGCCGGGTTTTGATCTTGATCGCTTTGGGTGTGATCGCGCTGTTGTTGGCGGGTCCGCGTCTGATCGACACCTACGTCGACTGGCTGTGGTTCGGCGAGCTTGGCTATCGCTCGGTGTTCACCACCGTGCTGGTCACCCGATTCCTGGTCTTTCTGGTGGCCGGAGTGCTGGTCGGAGGCATTGTCTTCGCCGGGCTGGCGCTGGCCTACCGCACCCGCCCGGTTTTCGTGCCGAACACCGACAACGATCCGGTGGCGCGCTATCGCACCGTCGTACTGGCTCGGCTGCGGCTGTTCGGGATCGGGATACCGGCGGCGATCGGCCTGTTGGCCGGGATTGTCGCCCAGAGCTACTGGGTTCGGATCCAGCTGTTCTTGCATGGCGGTGACTTCGGGATCACCGACCCGCAGTTCGGCAAAGACCTCGGCTTCTACGCCTTCGAGTTGCCCTTCTACCGGCTGCTGCTCAGCTACTTGTTTGTCGCGATCTTCCTGGCGTTTGTGGCCAACGTGGTGTCGCACTACCTGTTCGGCGGCATCCGGTTGACCGGCCGCAGCGGCGCCCTGAGCCGCTCGGCGCGCATTCAGTTGGTCAGCCTGGTCGGGGTGCTGGTGCTGCTCAAAGCGGTCGCCTACTGGTTGGACCGCTATGAGCTGCTGTCGCACACCCGCGGCGGCAAACCGTTCACCGGTGCCGGATACACCGACATCAATGCCGTGTTGCCGGCGAAGCTGATTCTGATGGCCATCGCCGTCATCTGCGCGGCGGCGGTGTTCTCGGCGATCGTGCTGCGCGACTTGCGGATCCCCGCCATCGGTTTGGTGCTGTTGCTGCTCTCGTCGCTGATCGTCGGCGCCGCCTGGCCGATGATCGTCGAGCAGATCAGCGTCAAACCCAATGCGGCGCAGAAGGAAAGCGAATACATCAGCCGAAGTATCACGGCAACGCGGCAAGCCTATGGGCTGACGTCGAATGTGGTGACGTATCGCAACTACACCGGCGACGGCGAAGCGACCGCACAGCAGGTCGCCGCCGACCGCGCCACCACCTCCAACATCCGGCTGCTCGACCCGACGATCGTCAGCCCGGCGTTCACCCAGTTCCAGCAGGGCAAGAACTTCTACTATTTCCCCGACCAGTTGTCGATCGACCGCTACTTCGACCGCAACAACAACCTGCGTGACTACGTGGTCGCGGCGCGCGAACTCAACCCGGACCGGCTGATCGACAACCAGCGGGACTGGATCAACCGGCACACCGTGTACACCCACGGCAACGGATTCATCGCCTCGCCGGCCAACACCGTTCGGGGCATCGCCAACGACCCGAACCAAAACGGCGGTTACCCCGAGTTCCTGGTTAACGTCGTGGGCGCCAACGGCACCGTCGTGTCCGACGGTCCGGCGCCGCTGGATCAGCCGCGGATCTACTACGGGCCGGTCATCTCCAACACCCCCGCCGACTACGCGATCGTGGGCAAGACCGGTGCCGACCGGGAATACGACTACGAGACCAGTGCGGACACCAAGAACTACACCTACACCGGAAGTGGGGGAGTGTCGGTCGGCAGCTGGATCTCCCGCACCGTGTTCGCGGCCAAGTTCGCCGAGCGTAACTTCCTGTTCTCCAACGTGATCGGCTCCAACAGCAAGATCCTGTTCAACCGTGATCCCGCGCAGCGGGTGGAGGCGGTGGCGCCGTGGCTGACCACCGACAGCGCGGTCTACCCGGCGATCGTCAACAAGCGGATGGTGTGGATCCTCGACGGCTACACCACCTTGGACAACTACCCGTACTCGCAGCTGACCTCGCTGTCGTCGGCGACCGCGGACTCCAACGAGGTCGCCTTTAACCGGCTGCTCCCGGACAAGCAGGTCTCCTACATCCGCAACTCGGTGAAGGCCACCGTCGACGCCTACGACGGCACCGTCACGCTGTACCAGCAGGACGAGCAGGATCCGGTGCTCAAAGCCTGGATGCAGGTCTTCCCCGGGACGGTCAAGCCCAAGGGTGACATCAGCCCCGAGCTCGCCGCGCACCTGCGCTACCCCGAAGACCTGTTCAAGGTGCAGCGCATGCTGCTGGCCAAGTACCACGTCAATGACCCGGTGACCTTCTTCTCCACCTCGGATTTCTGGGACGTGCCGCTGGACCCGAACCCGACCGCCAGCAGCTATCAGCCGCCGTACTACATCGTCGCGAAAAACATTGCGAAGAATGACAATTCGGCGTCATATCAGCTGATCAGCGCGATGAACAGGTTCAAGCGCGACTATCTGGCCGCCTACATCAGCGCCAGCTCGGATCCCGCGACGTACGGAAAGATCACCGTATTGACCATCCCGGGGCAGGTGAACGGTCCCAAACTGGCCAATAACGCGATCACCACCGACCCGGCGGTGTCCCAGGACCTGGGTGTGATCGGGCGAGATAACCAGAACCGCATCCGCTGGGGCAACTTGCTGACCCTCCCGGTGGGCCAGGGCGGGCTGCTCTACGTGGAACCGGTGTATGCATCCCCGGGTGCCAGCGACGCGGCCTCGTCGTACCCGCGCCTGATCCGGGTGGCGATGATGTACAACGACAAGATCGGCTACGGCCCCACCGTGCGCGATGCGCTCAACGGGCTGTTCGGGCCGGGTGCGGGTGATGCCGCCACCGGAATCCAGCCCACCGAGGGCGGAGCACCCGCCAATCTGCCGCCCAACAACGCGCCCTCGCCAGAGGCGTCACCGGGAACACCGCCATCACCGCCCACAGCGGTGCCGCCGGCTCCCGAGGCGTCGGTGACGCTGTCACCGGCCAAGGCCGCGGCCATGAAGGAGATTCAGTCGGCCATCGGCGCGGCGCGTGATGCGCAGAAGAAGGGCGACTTCGCCGCCTACGGGGCAGCGCTGCAACGGTTGGACGACGCCATCACGAAGTTCAACAACACCCAGTAG
- a CDS encoding arylsulfatase translates to MAHDATAHDPGENLDRTRLPLPDTPTGGYSGKTVAESKMATITPIRPPQGAPNVVIVLLDDVGFGATATFGGPVETPAGDALAQEGLRYNRFHTTALCSPTRAALLTGRNHHVVNTGTITEFATGYDGYNCIIPKSAATVAETLRQNGYSTAAFGKWHNTPVWEVSAAGPFDRWPTGMGFEEFYGFMGGEAHQYNPGLYHGTTPIERPEDAEDYHLSTDLADRMIEWVHRQQVMAPDRPFFVYWAPGATHAPHHVAPEWSDPFRGRFDQGWDVLREEIFARQKRLGVIPADAELTERHESLPAWDSLPEQRQRIASRLMEVYAGFLAHTDHEVGRIMDALKEIDVWDNTLFIYIIGDNGAAPGGGLGGVFNEMVTLNGLQEDVDVVLSKMDEIGGPRASNEYPVGFAWAMCTPFQFTKQFASHFGGTRNPMIVSWPARITDRGGLRSQFHHVVDIAPTILEAAGIPAPEIVNGVAQKPHDGISLMYTFDDAEAADRRRTQYFEIGGLRGIYHEDWMACTYHGRILWRPGALPAFSDDRWELYDLSRDYSQAVDLSAQFPDKLDQLKALFDAEGVKNNVFPLDDRGRLARALEPRPTILGSRTSISFRQGVTRIPEDIIRSAFNRSYSITAVIDTPGGSAVEGVLLAAGGYFAGLSLYVQHGIPKFTYNYFGSTYTTVAATEALPAGKATVAMEFDYDGGGLGKGGLVRLLLNGRDVGQSRIERTVPLGFSADEGVDIGMDCGTPAADTYEGTFVFNATIEQVTIQLR, encoded by the coding sequence ATGGCGCATGACGCGACGGCGCATGACCCGGGCGAAAACCTGGACCGAACCCGACTGCCGCTGCCGGATACACCTACCGGCGGCTATTCCGGCAAGACGGTCGCCGAGTCGAAGATGGCGACCATCACCCCCATCCGGCCCCCGCAGGGGGCGCCGAACGTGGTGATCGTGCTGCTCGACGACGTCGGCTTCGGCGCCACCGCAACATTTGGTGGGCCGGTTGAAACCCCGGCCGGTGACGCGTTGGCCCAGGAAGGGCTGCGGTACAACCGTTTCCACACCACGGCGCTGTGTTCGCCCACCCGGGCCGCGTTGCTGACCGGTCGCAACCACCACGTCGTCAACACCGGAACCATCACCGAGTTTGCCACCGGCTACGACGGCTACAACTGCATCATCCCGAAATCGGCGGCGACCGTAGCCGAGACGTTGCGACAGAACGGCTACAGCACAGCGGCTTTCGGTAAATGGCACAACACTCCGGTATGGGAAGTCAGCGCGGCCGGACCGTTCGATCGGTGGCCCACGGGCATGGGCTTCGAAGAGTTCTACGGGTTCATGGGGGGTGAAGCCCACCAGTACAACCCGGGTCTGTATCACGGCACCACGCCGATCGAACGGCCCGAAGACGCCGAGGACTATCACCTGAGCACCGATCTCGCCGATCGCATGATCGAGTGGGTCCACCGGCAGCAGGTCATGGCGCCGGACCGGCCATTCTTTGTCTACTGGGCGCCCGGCGCGACCCACGCGCCCCACCATGTGGCGCCGGAGTGGAGCGATCCGTTCCGGGGCCGCTTCGACCAGGGCTGGGACGTGCTGCGCGAGGAGATCTTCGCCCGGCAGAAGCGGTTGGGGGTGATTCCCGCCGATGCCGAGCTGACCGAGCGCCACGAGTCGCTTCCCGCGTGGGACTCGCTGCCCGAGCAGCGCCAGCGCATCGCATCGCGACTGATGGAGGTATATGCCGGGTTTCTGGCCCACACCGACCATGAGGTCGGGCGAATCATGGACGCCCTCAAAGAGATTGACGTATGGGACAACACGCTGTTCATCTACATCATCGGTGACAACGGCGCCGCCCCCGGGGGCGGGCTCGGTGGCGTCTTCAACGAAATGGTCACCCTCAACGGCCTCCAGGAGGACGTCGATGTGGTGCTGTCGAAGATGGACGAGATCGGCGGGCCGAGGGCCAGCAACGAGTATCCGGTCGGATTCGCCTGGGCCATGTGCACGCCGTTTCAGTTCACCAAGCAGTTCGCCAGCCATTTCGGCGGCACCCGCAACCCGATGATCGTGAGCTGGCCCGCGCGGATCACCGACCGCGGCGGGCTCCGTTCGCAGTTTCACCACGTCGTGGACATCGCACCCACCATCTTGGAGGCCGCGGGCATCCCCGCGCCCGAGATCGTCAACGGGGTGGCGCAAAAGCCCCACGACGGGATCAGCCTGATGTACACGTTCGACGACGCGGAAGCCGCCGATCGTCGCCGCACTCAATACTTCGAGATCGGCGGTCTGCGCGGGATCTACCACGAGGACTGGATGGCCTGCACCTACCACGGTCGCATCCTGTGGCGACCGGGGGCGCTGCCCGCGTTCTCCGACGATCGCTGGGAGCTCTATGACCTGTCGCGCGACTACAGCCAGGCCGTGGACCTTTCGGCGCAGTTCCCCGACAAGCTCGACCAACTCAAGGCGCTGTTTGACGCCGAAGGCGTGAAGAACAACGTCTTTCCGCTCGATGACCGGGGCCGCCTCGCCCGCGCGCTGGAGCCCCGGCCCACGATCTTGGGATCGCGGACCTCGATCTCATTCCGCCAGGGCGTCACCCGCATCCCCGAAGACATCATCCGCAGCGCCTTCAATCGGTCGTATTCGATCACCGCGGTCATCGACACCCCCGGCGGCAGCGCGGTCGAAGGGGTGCTGCTGGCGGCCGGGGGATACTTCGCCGGCTTGTCGCTGTATGTGCAGCACGGGATCCCCAAGTTCACCTACAACTATTTCGGGTCGACCTACACCACCGTCGCGGCCACCGAGGCCCTGCCCGCCGGCAAAGCCACCGTGGCGATGGAATTCGACTACGACGGCGGCGGTCTGGGCAAGGGGGGACTGGTCAGACTGCTGCTCAACGGACGTGACGTCGGGCAATCTCGCATCGAACGGACCGTGCCGCTGGGCTTCAGCGCCGACGAGGGCGTCGACATCGGCATGGACTGCGGGACCCCGGCCGCGGACACCTACGAAGGCACCTTCGTGTTCAACGCCACGATCGAGCAGGTGACCATCCAGTTGCGCTGA
- a CDS encoding YlbL family protein, with the protein MNRRILTLMVALVPIVVFGVLLAVVTVPFVSLGPGPTFDTLGEVDGKQVVQIEGTQTHPTTGHLNMTTVSQRDGLSLGEALTLWLSGQEQLVPRDLVYPPGKSREEVDNANSADFKNSEESAEYAALEYLKYPDAVTVATVSEPGPSAGKLKAGDAIDAVNGTAVANVEQFTSILKETKPGDVVVIDFRRKNEAPGVAQITLGTNKDRDYGFMGVAVLDAPWAPFVVDFHLANVGGPSAGLMFSLAVVDKLTTGDLVGSTFVAGTGTITADGKVGPIGGITHKMAAARAAGASVFLVPAKNCYEAASDTPSGLRLVKVETLGQAVDALHAMTAGTATPSC; encoded by the coding sequence GTGAACAGGCGGATATTGACGTTGATGGTGGCGCTGGTACCGATTGTGGTGTTCGGGGTGCTGCTAGCGGTGGTGACGGTGCCGTTTGTGTCACTGGGCCCCGGCCCCACCTTCGACACCCTCGGCGAGGTCGACGGCAAGCAGGTTGTCCAGATCGAAGGTACCCAAACGCACCCGACAACGGGTCACCTCAATATGACGACCGTGTCGCAACGCGATGGGCTGAGCCTGGGTGAGGCCCTAACCCTGTGGTTGTCCGGGCAAGAGCAGCTGGTGCCGCGCGACCTGGTGTATCCGCCGGGTAAGTCGCGCGAAGAGGTCGACAACGCCAACAGTGCGGATTTCAAGAACTCCGAGGAAAGCGCCGAGTACGCGGCCCTGGAGTACCTGAAGTACCCCGACGCGGTGACGGTGGCCACCGTGAGCGAGCCCGGTCCGTCCGCGGGCAAGTTGAAGGCCGGCGATGCCATCGACGCGGTCAACGGCACCGCGGTGGCCAATGTCGAGCAGTTCACCTCGATCTTGAAGGAGACCAAGCCCGGCGATGTCGTGGTGATCGATTTCCGCCGGAAGAACGAGGCGCCGGGCGTCGCGCAGATCACGCTGGGCACCAACAAGGATCGCGACTACGGCTTCATGGGCGTCGCGGTGCTCGATGCGCCGTGGGCGCCGTTCGTGGTCGATTTCCACCTCGCCAACGTGGGCGGCCCCTCGGCCGGGTTGATGTTCAGTCTGGCCGTGGTGGACAAACTGACCACCGGCGACCTGGTCGGTTCAACCTTCGTGGCCGGCACCGGAACGATCACCGCCGACGGCAAGGTAGGCCCCATCGGCGGCATCACCCACAAGATGGCGGCCGCCCGGGCCGCTGGTGCCTCGGTATTCCTGGTGCCGGCCAAAAACTGCTACGAGGCGGCCTCTGATACGCCCAGCGGCCTGCGGTTGGTGAAGGTCGAAACGCTGGGCCAAGCGGTGGACGCGTTGCACGCCATGACCGCGGGGACTGCGACGCCGAGTTGCTAG